In Phreatobacter stygius, a genomic segment contains:
- a CDS encoding indolepyruvate ferredoxin oxidoreductase family protein has product MSSDLVNSLRLDDVSLDDKFDLTKKDIFVTGVQALVRLTLMQKERDRRAGLNTGGFVSGYRGSPLGGLDQQFARAQRNLLANDIIFTPGLNEDLAATAVWGTQQAEMRGEGKYDGVFGVWYGKGPGVDRSGDVFRHANLAGSSGNGGVLCLMGDDHTAESSTVAHQSEFHFVDVMMPILNPAGAQEILDYGLLGWALSRYSGNWVALKCMKDTVESTGVIDGSIDRIKVVIPGEDEFAMPPGGLSIRPEDDRHEQELRLHMYKRAAALAFVKANKINRIITSGGRKPKLGIITTGKSYLDTRQAFDELGLDEVKANDLGIRLFKIGCTWPLDPGELKSFADGLDLIIVVEEKRSLIEVQVREELYGSANQPVVIGKKDEDGNWLFPVHGALDPNDVAICIGERILKHAGFVEDIAANVQRLKAAQEVLKTTPSIAARVPYFCSGCPHNTSTVVPDGMRAYAGIGCHYMALWMDRKTEGFTQMGGEGANWVGEAPFSRRGHVFQNLGDGTYNHSGYLAIRFAVATKTNITYKILFNDAVAMTGGQPHEGSLTVPMIAAQLRAEGIERIAVVSDEPDKYGAAGAVFPAGTTFDHRDDLQAIQIELAKLPGVTALIYDQTCAAEKRRRRKRKQYPDPIKRVIINESVCEGCGDCGVQSNCVSIQPVETEFGRKRTIDQSSCNKDFSCVKGFCPSFVTVHGAEIKKGKGLSVTADVSGLPEPVIPEIGHTYNVLIAGIGGTGIVTVGAILGMACHLEKKGVGLIDMAGLAQKGGEVFSHMRIARTPQDIHSIRVHAGSADLVLSGDIVIAGGKKALASMKPDTKVVVNTVEMLPGQFTRDANFSLPSERLKRAIITHASRETTHLIDAQRLATALMGNSIASNLFLVGYAYQIGALPLSAAAIERAIDLNGEAVQMNVTAFRWGRLSAHDMAAVEALVKPAAGISAQEKISETLDESVARRIAFLTAYQNAAYAEHYAKGVAKVRRIEAEQAPGKQALSDAVARYLFKLMAYKDEYEVARLYTDGGFQKQVAKAFDGDNLRFEFHLAPPLFARIDRHTGLPRKMSFGPWMMRGFKILARFKALRGTAFDVFGYSHERRTERQLIADYDRLIGEILAKLTPDNHALAVALAAIPEKIRGFGHVKARHLAAAKAEEAALIAQFRSQPKPEVQLAAE; this is encoded by the coding sequence GTGTCATCCGATCTCGTCAACAGCCTTCGGCTCGACGACGTCAGTCTCGACGACAAGTTCGACCTGACGAAAAAGGACATCTTCGTCACCGGCGTCCAGGCCCTGGTTCGCCTCACCTTGATGCAGAAGGAGCGCGACCGGCGGGCGGGCCTCAACACCGGCGGTTTCGTTTCCGGCTATCGCGGTTCGCCGCTCGGCGGTCTGGACCAGCAGTTCGCCCGGGCGCAGCGCAATCTGCTGGCCAATGACATCATCTTCACCCCCGGCCTGAACGAGGACCTCGCCGCGACCGCGGTCTGGGGCACCCAGCAGGCCGAAATGCGCGGCGAAGGCAAATATGATGGCGTCTTCGGCGTCTGGTACGGCAAGGGACCGGGTGTCGACCGCTCCGGCGACGTGTTCCGCCACGCCAATCTCGCGGGATCGTCCGGTAATGGCGGCGTGCTCTGCCTGATGGGCGATGACCACACGGCGGAATCCTCCACCGTCGCGCACCAATCGGAGTTCCACTTCGTCGACGTGATGATGCCGATCCTCAATCCGGCCGGCGCGCAGGAAATCCTCGACTACGGCCTGCTCGGCTGGGCGCTGTCGCGTTATTCCGGCAATTGGGTCGCGCTCAAATGCATGAAGGACACGGTGGAATCAACCGGCGTCATCGACGGTTCGATCGACCGGATCAAGGTCGTCATTCCCGGCGAGGACGAATTCGCCATGCCGCCGGGCGGCCTGTCGATCCGCCCGGAAGACGACCGTCACGAACAGGAGCTCCGGCTCCACATGTACAAGCGCGCGGCGGCGCTCGCCTTCGTCAAGGCCAACAAGATCAACCGCATCATCACGTCGGGCGGGCGCAAGCCGAAGCTCGGCATCATCACCACGGGAAAAAGCTATCTCGACACCCGCCAGGCATTCGACGAACTGGGCCTCGACGAGGTCAAGGCCAATGACCTCGGCATCCGCCTGTTCAAGATCGGCTGCACCTGGCCGCTCGATCCGGGCGAACTGAAGAGCTTTGCCGATGGTCTCGACCTGATCATCGTGGTCGAGGAAAAGCGCTCGCTGATCGAGGTGCAGGTGCGCGAGGAGCTTTACGGCTCGGCCAACCAGCCGGTGGTCATCGGCAAGAAGGACGAAGACGGCAACTGGCTGTTCCCGGTCCACGGCGCGCTCGATCCGAACGACGTTGCCATCTGCATCGGCGAACGCATCCTGAAACATGCAGGCTTCGTCGAGGACATCGCAGCCAATGTGCAACGCCTGAAGGCGGCCCAGGAGGTCTTGAAGACGACGCCCTCGATCGCCGCCCGCGTGCCCTATTTCTGCTCGGGCTGCCCGCACAACACCTCGACCGTGGTGCCCGACGGCATGCGCGCCTATGCCGGCATCGGCTGCCACTACATGGCGCTGTGGATGGACCGCAAGACCGAGGGCTTCACCCAGATGGGCGGCGAAGGCGCCAACTGGGTCGGCGAGGCGCCGTTCTCCAGGCGCGGTCACGTGTTCCAGAACCTCGGCGACGGCACCTATAACCATTCGGGTTATCTGGCGATCCGCTTCGCCGTCGCGACCAAGACCAACATCACCTACAAGATCCTGTTCAACGACGCGGTCGCCATGACCGGCGGCCAGCCGCACGAGGGCAGTCTGACGGTACCGATGATCGCCGCGCAATTGCGCGCCGAGGGCATCGAGCGCATTGCGGTCGTTTCCGACGAGCCGGACAAATATGGCGCCGCGGGCGCGGTTTTCCCTGCCGGCACGACCTTCGACCATCGCGACGACCTGCAGGCGATCCAGATCGAACTCGCCAAGCTGCCCGGTGTCACCGCGCTGATCTACGACCAGACCTGCGCCGCCGAGAAGCGCCGGCGCCGCAAGCGCAAGCAGTATCCGGATCCGATCAAGCGGGTGATCATCAACGAAAGCGTCTGCGAGGGCTGCGGCGATTGCGGCGTGCAGTCGAACTGCGTGTCGATCCAGCCGGTCGAAACCGAATTCGGCCGCAAGCGCACCATCGACCAGTCGTCCTGCAACAAGGACTTTTCCTGCGTGAAGGGCTTCTGCCCGAGCTTCGTCACCGTCCATGGCGCCGAGATCAAGAAGGGCAAGGGCCTGAGCGTCACGGCTGATGTTTCGGGCCTGCCCGAGCCGGTGATCCCTGAAATCGGCCACACCTACAACGTGCTGATCGCCGGCATCGGCGGGACCGGCATCGTCACCGTCGGCGCCATCCTTGGCATGGCCTGCCATCTCGAAAAGAAGGGCGTCGGCCTGATCGACATGGCGGGCCTGGCGCAGAAGGGCGGCGAGGTGTTCTCGCATATGCGCATTGCCCGCACGCCCCAGGACATCCACTCGATCCGCGTGCATGCCGGCTCCGCCGATCTCGTGCTGTCGGGCGACATCGTCATCGCCGGTGGCAAGAAGGCGCTGGCTTCGATGAAGCCGGACACCAAGGTGGTGGTCAACACGGTCGAGATGTTGCCGGGCCAGTTCACCCGCGACGCCAATTTCTCGCTGCCGTCGGAGCGGCTGAAGCGCGCCATCATCACCCATGCGAGCCGCGAGACGACCCATCTCATCGACGCGCAGCGGCTGGCCACCGCCTTGATGGGCAATTCGATCGCCTCGAACCTGTTCCTGGTCGGTTATGCCTATCAGATCGGCGCCCTGCCCTTGAGCGCTGCGGCCATCGAGCGGGCGATCGATCTGAACGGCGAAGCCGTGCAGATGAACGTCACCGCCTTCCGCTGGGGCCGGCTCTCGGCCCATGACATGGCGGCCGTCGAGGCACTGGTAAAGCCGGCGGCCGGGATCTCGGCGCAGGAGAAGATTTCCGAGACGCTGGACGAGAGCGTTGCCCGGCGCATCGCCTTCCTCACCGCCTATCAGAACGCCGCCTATGCCGAGCACTATGCCAAAGGTGTCGCCAAGGTCAGGCGGATCGAAGCCGAGCAGGCCCCGGGGAAGCAGGCTTTGAGCGACGCGGTCGCCCGCTACCTGTTCAAGCTGATGGCCTATAAGGACGAATACGAGGTCGCCCGGCTCTATACCGATGGCGGGTTCCAGAAACAGGTTGCCAAGGCCTTCGACGGCGACAACCTGCGCTTCGAATTCCACCTGGCGCCGCCGCTCTTCGCCCGGATCGACCGGCATACCGGCCTGCCGCGCAAGATGAGCTTCGGCCCGTGGATGATGCGCGGGTTCAAGATCCTGGCCAGGTTCAAGGCCCTGCGCGGCACCGCCTTCGACGTTTTCGGCTATAGCCACGAACGCCGGACCGAGCGCCAGCTGATCGCCGACTACGACAGGCTGATCGGCGAGATCCTGGCCAAGCTGACACCGGACAATCACGCGCTGGCGGTCGCACTTGCCGCCATCCCGGAAAAGATCCGCGGCTTCGGCCATGTCAAGGCGCGCCATCTGGCCGCGGCGAAAGCCGAGGAGGCGGCGCTCATTGCCCAGTTCCGCAGCCAGCCGAAGCCAGAGGTGCAGCTCGCCGCCGAATAA
- the mdoH gene encoding glucans biosynthesis glucosyltransferase MdoH, with protein MNELMPTVSNDGGRPADQGSTTPAGLQSMADLRDRRRLVVGLNIGTWFILNWAAWSILGSGGWTIVDIVLAVAFAIATPWTVLGFWNALIGLWLLHGVDDGFEQVAPFAAAGDTDTPITIRTAIFMTLRNEDPARAIARLRIVKQSVDATGFGDRFDYFILSDTNDPDVAAKEETLAAGFAAEAGSDRVVYRRRTDNQGFKAGNVRDFCERWGMRYELMLPLDADSLMAGKTIIRHVRMMQAYPKIGILQSLVVGMPSSSAFARIFQFGMRQGMRTYTMGQAWWVGECGPFWGHNALVRIKPFVEHCALPILPGKPPLGGHVLSHDQVEATFMRRAGYEVRVLPEEDGSWEENPPTILEFSRRDVRWCQGNMQYLNLFDQKGLLPMSRFQLVWAILMFVGVPAWTLMIALSPFLALHEPSRASFPAGFAIFVYILFFIMYLMPKIAGITDILLTEGGVRRYGGGVRFAAAVAIEFVYSFLVGALTSFRITVFMIGLALGRSVVWGGQQRDAMALTWREAFDAFWPQMAFGVAVVGLLWLGSPRAAWWSLPLTLGFLVAIPFAVITASPLLGRLFVALKLCGVPEEFNPPHEIVSARAGEAS; from the coding sequence ATGAACGAGCTCATGCCCACCGTCTCGAACGATGGCGGCCGTCCTGCGGATCAAGGCTCTACGACGCCGGCGGGGCTCCAGTCCATGGCCGACTTGCGCGACCGCCGCCGCCTGGTGGTCGGATTGAATATAGGCACCTGGTTCATCCTGAACTGGGCGGCTTGGTCGATCCTGGGCTCGGGCGGCTGGACCATCGTCGATATCGTGCTGGCCGTCGCCTTCGCCATCGCCACGCCCTGGACCGTGCTCGGGTTCTGGAACGCGTTGATCGGGCTTTGGCTGCTGCATGGCGTCGATGACGGTTTCGAACAGGTCGCGCCCTTCGCCGCGGCCGGCGATACCGACACGCCGATCACCATTCGCACCGCCATTTTCATGACGCTCAGGAACGAGGATCCGGCGCGCGCCATCGCGCGGCTCAGGATCGTCAAGCAGAGCGTCGACGCCACCGGTTTCGGCGATCGCTTCGACTATTTCATTCTGTCCGACACCAATGATCCCGACGTCGCCGCCAAGGAGGAGACGCTGGCTGCCGGCTTTGCGGCCGAGGCCGGCTCCGACCGCGTCGTCTATCGCCGCCGCACCGACAACCAGGGCTTCAAGGCCGGCAATGTCCGGGATTTCTGCGAGCGCTGGGGCATGCGCTACGAACTCATGCTGCCGCTCGACGCCGACAGCCTGATGGCCGGCAAGACCATCATCCGCCATGTCCGGATGATGCAGGCCTATCCGAAGATCGGTATCCTGCAGAGCCTGGTCGTCGGCATGCCGTCGTCATCGGCCTTCGCCCGCATCTTCCAGTTCGGCATGCGCCAGGGCATGCGCACCTACACGATGGGGCAGGCCTGGTGGGTCGGCGAATGCGGGCCGTTCTGGGGCCACAACGCCCTGGTCCGGATCAAGCCCTTCGTCGAGCATTGCGCCCTGCCGATCCTGCCGGGCAAGCCGCCGCTCGGCGGCCATGTGCTGAGCCACGATCAGGTCGAGGCGACCTTCATGCGCCGCGCCGGCTACGAGGTGCGGGTGCTGCCCGAGGAGGACGGGTCGTGGGAGGAAAACCCGCCCACCATCCTGGAATTCTCGCGTCGCGACGTGCGCTGGTGCCAGGGCAACATGCAATATCTCAACCTGTTCGATCAGAAGGGGCTGCTGCCGATGAGCCGCTTCCAGCTCGTCTGGGCGATCCTGATGTTCGTCGGCGTGCCGGCCTGGACCTTGATGATCGCGCTGTCGCCGTTCCTGGCCTTGCACGAGCCGTCGCGCGCCAGCTTCCCGGCGGGCTTCGCGATCTTTGTCTATATCCTGTTCTTCATCATGTATCTGATGCCGAAGATCGCCGGCATCACCGATATCCTGCTCACCGAGGGCGGTGTCCGGCGTTATGGCGGCGGGGTCCGTTTCGCCGCGGCGGTGGCGATCGAATTCGTCTATTCGTTCCTGGTCGGCGCGCTCACCTCGTTCCGCATCACCGTGTTCATGATCGGGCTGGCGCTCGGCCGCTCGGTCGTCTGGGGCGGCCAGCAGCGCGACGCCATGGCGCTGACCTGGCGCGAAGCCTTCGACGCCTTCTGGCCGCAGATGGCCTTCGGCGTGGCGGTGGTCGGATTGTTGTGGCTCGGTTCGCCGAGGGCCGCCTGGTGGTCGCTGCCGCTGACGCTGGGCTTCCTGGTGGCGATCCCCTTCGCGGTCATCACCGCTTCGCCGCTGCTCGGGCGCCTGTTCGTGGCGCTCAAGCTGTGCGGCGTCCCGGAAGAGTTCAATCCGCCCCACGAGATCGTTTCGGCCAGGGCAGGGGAGGCATCATGA
- a CDS encoding FkbM family methyltransferase: protein MTLDRRIAELVAVARSVVTYHGDPAKAAAMDALYAGFVGAGDLAFDIGSHVGDRVASFRRLGATVVALEPQPGPARVIETLFGHDPDVTLLRAACGAAEGSLTLKVNTDNPTVTTASADFIASAAGAGGWEGQVWDQEITVACTTLDRLIEVHGVPAFVKIDVEGFEADVLAGLTRALPALSFEFTTIQREVALACLDRLAELGPYGFDVALGESQQLTFGRFVSKDTMAAHLIGLPHQANSGDVYAVLSRE from the coding sequence ATGACGCTCGACCGGCGCATTGCCGAGCTGGTCGCGGTGGCGCGCTCGGTCGTCACCTATCATGGCGATCCGGCCAAGGCCGCCGCGATGGATGCGCTTTATGCCGGCTTCGTCGGCGCCGGCGATCTCGCCTTCGACATCGGCAGTCATGTCGGCGACCGGGTCGCGAGCTTCCGCCGCCTCGGCGCAACAGTCGTCGCGCTGGAGCCGCAGCCCGGACCGGCGCGGGTGATCGAGACCCTGTTCGGCCACGATCCGGACGTGACGCTGCTGCGCGCGGCCTGCGGCGCAGCCGAAGGGTCGCTCACGCTCAAGGTCAATACCGACAATCCGACGGTGACCACCGCCTCGGCCGATTTCATCGCCTCGGCCGCCGGCGCCGGCGGCTGGGAAGGCCAGGTCTGGGACCAGGAGATCACGGTGGCCTGCACCACGCTCGACCGGTTGATCGAAGTCCATGGCGTGCCAGCCTTCGTGAAGATCGACGTCGAGGGGTTCGAGGCGGATGTGCTGGCCGGACTGACCCGGGCGCTTCCCGCCCTGTCGTTCGAATTCACCACCATCCAGCGCGAGGTCGCGCTCGCCTGCCTCGACCGGCTGGCGGAGCTCGGACCCTATGGTTTCGACGTGGCGCTCGGCGAGAGCCAGCAGCTGACATTTGGACGTTTCGTGTCGAAGGACACCATGGCAGCCCACCTGATCGGGCTTCCGCATCAGGCCAATTCGGGCGACGTCTACGCCGTGCTCTCGAGGGAATGA
- a CDS encoding 6-pyruvoyl trahydropterin synthase family protein, whose amino-acid sequence MYSVEVRDRMMIAHSLPDPFFGPAQGKHGASFVIDVAFFRETLNRQNVVVDIGAALDVLGKTLKELAYQDLDGLPQFKGQLTTTEFLCRYVYDACVAAAKSGGLGTDGATLAKIRVTLHEHDLARASFEGPVA is encoded by the coding sequence ATGTACAGCGTCGAAGTCCGCGACCGCATGATGATCGCCCACTCGCTGCCCGATCCGTTCTTCGGGCCGGCCCAGGGCAAGCATGGCGCGAGTTTCGTCATCGACGTCGCATTTTTCCGCGAGACGCTGAACCGCCAGAATGTCGTGGTCGACATTGGCGCGGCCCTGGATGTGCTGGGCAAGACCTTGAAGGAGCTCGCCTATCAGGATCTCGACGGCTTGCCGCAGTTCAAGGGCCAGCTGACCACCACCGAATTCTTGTGCCGATATGTCTATGACGCCTGCGTCGCGGCGGCGAAATCGGGCGGGCTCGGCACCGACGGCGCGACGCTCGCCAAGATCCGGGTCACGCTGCACGAGCATGACCTGGCACGCGCAAGCTTCGAGGGGCCGGTTGCGTGA
- a CDS encoding glycosyltransferase family 4 protein, whose protein sequence is MTRAVFAIPGDLSLPTGGYRYDREVLARAAAHGLELGHLGLPGSFPFPDESALDITRTALASLAPQTVLLADGLAYGAFPEALCAAVTCPIAALVHHPLALESGLSPAAAAALKASETIALGHARAVIVPSPTTARILVDDYRVAAAKITIAEPGTARAARATGSGGTTTELLAVGAISPRKGYGVLVAALGQLKELDWHLTIAGATDRAPATVAELQASIDQAGLAGRIALAGAVDDGSLDKLYAAADLFVMPSLFEGYGMVLTEAMARGLPIVTTTGGAAAETVPDAAALKVPPADEAALRDALATALKDRGLRARLAEASWAAARALPTWDDTARVICEVLGNLAARTMRP, encoded by the coding sequence GTGACCAGGGCGGTCTTCGCCATTCCGGGCGATCTCAGCCTGCCGACCGGCGGTTATCGCTACGATCGCGAAGTGCTGGCCCGCGCCGCCGCGCATGGGCTGGAGCTCGGCCATCTTGGCCTCCCCGGCTCCTTTCCATTCCCTGACGAAAGCGCGCTCGACATCACCCGCACCGCCTTGGCATCGCTCGCGCCGCAGACGGTCCTGCTGGCCGACGGCCTTGCCTATGGCGCCTTTCCCGAGGCGCTGTGCGCCGCGGTGACCTGCCCCATCGCCGCTCTCGTCCATCATCCGCTGGCGCTCGAGAGCGGGCTTTCGCCAGCCGCTGCTGCCGCCCTGAAGGCCAGCGAGACCATCGCCCTGGGCCACGCCCGGGCGGTCATCGTCCCCAGCCCGACGACCGCGCGCATCCTTGTCGACGACTACCGCGTGGCCGCGGCCAAGATCACCATTGCCGAACCTGGCACTGCGCGGGCGGCGCGGGCGACCGGGTCGGGCGGGACGACAACCGAGCTGCTCGCCGTCGGCGCAATATCGCCGCGCAAGGGTTATGGCGTGCTGGTCGCGGCGCTCGGCCAATTGAAGGAACTCGACTGGCACCTGACCATTGCCGGCGCCACGGATCGTGCCCCGGCAACCGTCGCCGAACTTCAGGCGAGCATCGACCAGGCCGGATTGGCCGGCCGCATCGCGCTTGCCGGCGCGGTCGACGACGGGAGCCTCGACAAGCTCTATGCCGCGGCCGACCTGTTCGTCATGCCCTCGCTGTTCGAGGGTTACGGCATGGTGCTGACCGAGGCCATGGCGCGCGGCCTGCCGATCGTCACGACGACCGGCGGGGCGGCTGCCGAGACCGTGCCCGACGCCGCGGCCTTGAAGGTGCCGCCGGCCGACGAGGCGGCGCTGCGTGATGCGCTGGCGACGGCGTTGAAAGACCGCGGGCTGAGGGCGCGGCTTGCCGAGGCATCCTGGGCGGCGGCACGCGCCTTGCCGACCTGGGACGACACGGCGCGTGTGATCTGCGAGGTTCTCGGCAACCTCGCCGCAAGGACGATGAGACCATGA
- a CDS encoding metallophosphoesterase — protein MITRRNLLTSGAAATLVTPFGGFLAGPARGQAGPLFRFGIVADPQYAPVVPNLRMNRYYANSLWKLSAAIGEFNKHDLRFVATLGDIIDRHWESFGHVLPVYDQLKHERFFLLGNHDYDVANDYLASVVRNTGMPRAYYDFAGGGYRFIILDGNDVSTFAPPRGDARRELAAERLAALKQKNAINAQAWNGSLSDAQFAWLGETMTKAKASGEKVIVMGHYPIYPVNIHNLWDAERIVELLTGFDNFVAYFCGHNHAGNFAEVSGKYFVNFCGMVDTPDTTAYSIVEVHADRLEIRGFGREQNRSLKI, from the coding sequence ATGATCACCAGGCGCAATCTTCTCACATCAGGCGCGGCGGCCACGCTGGTCACGCCGTTCGGCGGCTTTCTGGCCGGTCCGGCGCGTGGCCAGGCCGGGCCGCTGTTTCGCTTCGGCATCGTTGCCGATCCGCAATATGCGCCGGTCGTGCCAAATCTCAGAATGAACCGCTACTACGCCAACAGCCTGTGGAAATTGTCGGCGGCGATCGGCGAGTTCAACAAGCACGACCTGCGCTTCGTCGCGACGCTCGGCGATATCATCGACCGGCATTGGGAGAGCTTCGGCCATGTCCTGCCGGTCTACGACCAGTTGAAGCACGAGCGCTTCTTCCTGCTCGGCAATCACGACTACGATGTCGCCAACGACTATCTCGCCTCCGTCGTGCGCAATACCGGCATGCCCAGGGCCTATTACGATTTCGCCGGAGGCGGTTATCGCTTCATCATCCTCGATGGCAATGACGTCAGCACCTTCGCGCCGCCGCGCGGCGATGCCCGCCGGGAGCTCGCCGCCGAACGGCTGGCGGCGCTGAAGCAGAAGAACGCGATCAACGCGCAGGCCTGGAACGGATCGTTGAGCGATGCCCAGTTCGCCTGGCTCGGCGAAACCATGACCAAGGCCAAGGCATCAGGCGAAAAGGTCATCGTCATGGGCCACTACCCGATCTATCCGGTCAATATCCACAATCTCTGGGATGCCGAACGGATCGTCGAGCTGTTGACCGGCTTCGACAATTTCGTCGCCTATTTCTGCGGCCACAACCATGCCGGCAATTTCGCCGAGGTCAGCGGCAAATATTTCGTCAATTTCTGCGGCATGGTCGATACGCCCGATACCACCGCCTATTCGATCGTCGAGGTCCATGCCGACCGCCTCGAGATCCGCGGTTTCGGCCGCGAACAGAACCGTTCGCTCAAGATCTGA
- a CDS encoding class I SAM-dependent methyltransferase, producing MSFSADWLALREPADHAARSKSLLAEVAGHFAGREAISVVDLGCGAGSNLRGTAQALPDRQYWRLVDYDPKLLAAARGRLTAWADGASSDGDVLVLAKGAKSLRVTFTQADLNTDLDRVLAPSADLVTAAALFDLVSATWIERFVAALALRRLPLYTVLTYDGTDAWTPPHPADQAMLQAFHAHQATDKGFGPAAGPQATAIMAAAFAKAGYAIRQAPSPWHVGADLAALGRQLVAGFAGAVGETGRLSQAEIDAWLAARLSGVACEVGHQDLFAIPR from the coding sequence ATGAGCTTTTCCGCCGACTGGCTTGCCTTGCGCGAACCCGCCGATCACGCCGCGCGGTCGAAGTCCTTGCTGGCCGAAGTCGCCGGCCATTTTGCCGGACGCGAGGCGATCAGCGTGGTCGATCTCGGCTGCGGCGCCGGTTCGAACCTGCGCGGCACCGCTCAGGCCTTGCCGGACCGGCAATATTGGCGGCTGGTCGACTATGACCCGAAACTGCTTGCCGCCGCCCGAGGCCGCCTCACGGCCTGGGCCGACGGCGCATCCAGCGACGGCGACGTGCTGGTGCTGGCCAAGGGCGCAAAATCGCTGCGTGTCACCTTCACCCAGGCCGATCTCAATACCGATCTCGACCGCGTGCTGGCGCCGAGCGCCGATCTCGTCACCGCCGCCGCCCTGTTCGACCTGGTGTCGGCAACCTGGATCGAACGGTTCGTCGCCGCCCTCGCGCTGCGCCGGCTGCCGCTTTACACCGTGCTGACCTATGACGGCACCGATGCCTGGACACCACCTCATCCGGCCGACCAGGCCATGCTCCAGGCCTTTCATGCCCATCAGGCGACCGACAAGGGCTTCGGTCCCGCCGCCGGCCCGCAGGCCACCGCGATCATGGCCGCGGCCTTCGCCAAGGCCGGCTATGCGATCAGGCAGGCGCCGAGCCCCTGGCATGTCGGCGCCGATCTCGCCGCCCTTGGCCGGCAATTGGTGGCCGGTTTTGCCGGGGCGGTCGGCGAGACCGGGCGCCTGTCCCAGGCCGAGATCGATGCCTGGCTCGCCGCCCGGCTAAGCGGTGTCGCCTGCGAAGTGGGCCACCAGGATCTGTTCGCGATCCCGCGCTGA
- a CDS encoding zinc-dependent alcohol dehydrogenase yields the protein MALAARALWYASRRHVELRETILSERSETEALVRMLYSGVSRGTERLVFNGLVPAADRERMCVPLQQGEFPFPVKYGYCAVGLVEAGPEALVGKTVFTLAPHQDRVLVPLDKIPPVVLPANVPPRRAILAANLETALNAVWDAGVGPGDRVVVVGAGTVGLLVTYLCAGIPGTEVTLIDVDQSRRIYAELFGARFTKPLDGPADVDVAFHASATAAGLACALACAGDEATVVELSWFGDQDPAVPLGAAFHARRLKLVSSQVGQVATSRRPRWTCRRRLEKAVALLADDRLDQLITEEIAFADLAREMPRILAPGAPGLTAAVRY from the coding sequence ATGGCCCTGGCCGCCCGCGCGCTCTGGTATGCCTCGCGTCGCCATGTCGAGCTGCGCGAAACCATCTTGAGCGAACGCAGCGAAACCGAGGCACTGGTTCGCATGCTGTATAGCGGGGTGAGCCGCGGGACGGAAAGGCTCGTGTTCAACGGCCTGGTGCCGGCAGCCGATCGCGAGCGCATGTGTGTTCCCCTGCAGCAGGGCGAATTCCCCTTTCCGGTCAAATACGGCTATTGCGCCGTCGGCCTGGTCGAGGCCGGGCCGGAAGCGCTGGTCGGCAAGACCGTGTTCACGCTGGCGCCGCATCAGGACCGCGTGCTGGTGCCGCTCGACAAGATCCCGCCGGTGGTCCTGCCGGCCAATGTGCCGCCGCGACGGGCCATTCTCGCCGCCAACCTGGAAACCGCGCTGAACGCCGTCTGGGATGCCGGCGTCGGCCCGGGCGACCGGGTCGTGGTGGTCGGCGCCGGCACCGTCGGACTGCTCGTCACCTATCTCTGCGCCGGTATCCCCGGCACCGAGGTGACCTTGATCGATGTCGACCAGAGCCGCCGGATCTATGCCGAGCTGTTCGGTGCCCGCTTCACCAAGCCGCTCGACGGGCCGGCCGATGTCGATGTCGCCTTCCATGCGTCCGCCACGGCGGCCGGGCTTGCCTGCGCGCTCGCCTGCGCCGGCGACGAGGCGACCGTCGTCGAACTGTCCTGGTTCGGCGACCAGGATCCGGCGGTGCCGCTGGGGGCGGCCTTTCATGCCCGCCGGCTGAAGCTCGTCTCATCCCAGGTCGGCCAGGTCGCCACCTCGCGCCGGCCACGCTGGACCTGCCGGCGCCGGCTCGAAAAGGCCGTGGCGCTGCTCGCCGACGACCGCCTCGACCAGTTGATCACCGAGGAGATCGCCTTTGCCGACCTCGCCCGGGAAATGCCGCGCATCCTGGCGCCCGGCGCGCCGGGCCTCACCGCTGCCGTGCGCTACTGA